TTGCTGAAGGGAGAGAGCGGAACAGGAAAAGAACTGTTTGCGAAAGCTATCCATTACGAAAGCGGCAGGCAGGGAAAGTTTATTCCTATTAACTGCAGCGCCATACCCAGGGATTTGTTTGAAAGTGAACTTTTTGGATATGAAGCAGGAGCATTTACCGGAGCTAGAAGTGCTGGAAGAAAGGGAAAGTTTGAAGAGGCTGAGGGTGGAAGCCTTTTTCTTGATGAAATTGCAGACATGCCCATAGAGCTTCAGCCAAAGCTTTTAAGAGTTTTGGAGGAAGGTGTGGTAACAAGAGTCGGTGGAAATAATCCGAGAAAAATTGACGTGAGAATTATTTCTGCTACCAACAGAGATATAAGGGCATTAATCAAAGATGAGAAATTTCGCAGCGACTTGTACTACCGCCTTGATGTTTTTCAAGTCAATATACCGCCTCTCAGAGAGAGAAAGGGAGATGTAGTCCTTTTGGCGAATAAATTTATACAAGAATTTTGTATGGAGCAGGGTATAAATATCATAGAAATTCCCAATGATATTTTAAATATATTTTTTGAATATCATTGGGAGGGAAATGTCAGAGAGCTTCGGAATGTAATTCAGCGGTCAGTAATATATGCATCCCAAAGAGGTAAAAATAAAATAGAAATAGAATTTCTGCCTCACCACATGCAAGATATAAAGGTTGATGAAATCAAAAAAGTTATAGATGTAAATGAAATTAAGAGACACGAAATCGGTTTGGAAGAATATCTTGAAAAAATAGAAAAAAGAATAATACAAAAGACCCTTGAGGAGTTGAATTTCAACAAGACGGAAGCTGCAAAACACTTAAAGCTTCCAAGGGCGACGCTATATTACAAGATGGAAAAATACAATATAAAAATAAATGTATAATAGATAATGGCTGAGAAGTAATTGCATTACAGCAACAAAAGTTTGTCGAATTACGCTTATAGCGATGTCGTTATACGATTAAATTGAAAGGATTACAATGGAAAAAATAAGATTAGCTGCCATATCTGCCTTTGGTTTAGAGGCAATAGTTAAAAGAGAACTTCATGATTTGGGGTACGATGACGTAGTGACAGATAACGGATGGATGTACTTTGATGCCGAAATTGATGATATTCCTAGAACAAATATAAACTTAAGGTGCGCAGACAGGGTGATGCTTGTTATGGGTCAGTTTGACGTGTACACGTTTGAAGAACTGTTCGATAAAACCTATGAGCTTCCCTGGGAAAAATGGATTTCTGAGGAAGGAAAGTTTACGGTAAAAGGGAAGAGTGTTAAATCTAAATTGTACTCTACCCCGGACTGCCAGTCCATTGTTAAAAAAGCAGTATCCAAAAAATTGTGCCAGGAGTATGGCAGGGAATGGATGCCGGAAACTGGAGCTGAATTTACAATACAGATATCAATTCACAAGGATGTTGCAACTCTTACAATCGATACAACTGGGGCAAGAGAAGGATTGTTCAAGCGAGGATACAGAGAAAAGTCTACAATGGCTCCATTAAAGGAGACTATGGCTGCTGCATTGGTAAAGCTCAGCTATTGGAATAAGGACAGAGTTTTGTACGATCCCATGTGCGGTTCAGGAACAATTGCTATTGAAGCTGCCATGATTGGAAGAAACATTGCGCCGGGACTTAATCGAAAATTTGCATCTCAGGGATGGCCAGTAGTCAAGGAAGAATATTGGAAAAATGCAAAAGTTGAGGCAAGAAGGAAAATTGACCTTGATTCTGACATTAAAATTTTTGCCTCTGATATAAGCAAAAAAGCAATTGAAATCGCTAAGGAAAATGCAATAGAAGCCGGAGTTGACGACTGTATTGATTTTTTTGTGAAGGATGTTACGAGGATAAGAGAGCCTATGTGTCCTAACGGAATATTGATAACAAATCCTCCGTACGGCGAGAGAATAGGTGAGACAGAAGAAATACATAAGATTCATAAAAAACTGGGGCAGGTATTCGGCAAAGATAAGACATGGTCCACATATGTAATAACGTCAGTTGATTCTTTTGAAAGAGACTTTGGTAGGAAAGCAGATAGAAAAAGAAAGTTGTTTAACGGCGATGTAAGAGTGGATTATTATCAGTACTATGGAAAAAAGCCTGAAAGAAACAATGACTAGGTTATATCAGCGAAAATTTTCATTATAAAAAAGTTGAAATACAATCATTTTTATTGTACACTGTAAATATATATTTGATTTTTTTCAATATTGTGATATTATATAAACTACAATATTGAAAGTTGGAGCAAATATGGTTGTAGAAGTAAGTGCCGGAGGAATTGTTTTTTTCAAGAACAGCATATTGATGTTAAGAAAATTTAACAGAGATTGGGTCCTTCCAAAGGGAAGAGTTGAGAAAAATGAATCCTTGAAGGAAGCAGCTTTGCGTGAAGTTTATGAGGAAACGAGGGCAAAGGTTACTACCATTAAATATCTGGGAAAAATAAGCTATGAGTTCAATAGAACCTGCTATATGGACAGAGTCCATATAAACAAAGAAGTACATTGGTATTTAATGATGGCACGAAACATGAACTGTGTCGCTTTAAAAAACGAAGGATTTGTGGAAGCAAAATTTCTTCCGTTTGAAAGATCATTGGCAATTGCACGTTATGATGATGAAAGAAAAATCATAAAAAAAGCTGTTGAGGATATAAAATTTCATTGTTACAAGTAGGGTGATTACATGACTTTTTCATCTAAACTAAAAGAAGAACTGTCAAGAACAGAAATAAAAGATATAGTCAGTGCAAAGGCTGAAGCGGCAGCTTTTGTAAGAACAATGGGTTATATTACCCTTAAGGGTTTTAATAAGATGAAAGTTGAGTTTTCTACAGAGAACGCTGCGATTGCGAGACGTATTTTTAAGCTTCTTAAGGTGGCATTTGAAATTACTACACAGGTAAGCGTTGAAAAAACCAACAGATTGAAAAAGCATAACAATTACATCATAAAAATTGAAGAAAATCTTTCAAAGAAGTTTTTGCAGGAAACAGGATTAACAGGTAATGATCTTAATATAATGACTTTTGACTATGGAGTTCCCAAAAGTATTGTAAGAAGTGAAGCATCTAAGAGAGCTTATGTTAAAGGAGCTTTTATGGGATGCGGCAGTGTAAGCGATCCTGAAAGATCTTATCAT
Above is a window of Sedimentibacter sp. MB35-C1 DNA encoding:
- a CDS encoding sigma-54-dependent Fis family transcriptional regulator; the encoded protein is MTFEHSFNKHDKEIFEYIFDNIPDSITIVDMSGKVIFFNKMAEEYFGVLRNNIIGKDIREFFPNAILPRVLESRTSFHNIYNNPRENSFVVSSAVPLEDKGGNMMGALVIDRDITEIFKLSELLNKTQSNLLKLEKEYSKIKSAGEAYFSKIISNNANFIEIINLCKNISKSPLNVLLKGESGTGKELFAKAIHYESGRQGKFIPINCSAIPRDLFESELFGYEAGAFTGARSAGRKGKFEEAEGGSLFLDEIADMPIELQPKLLRVLEEGVVTRVGGNNPRKIDVRIISATNRDIRALIKDEKFRSDLYYRLDVFQVNIPPLRERKGDVVLLANKFIQEFCMEQGINIIEIPNDILNIFFEYHWEGNVRELRNVIQRSVIYASQRGKNKIEIEFLPHHMQDIKVDEIKKVIDVNEIKRHEIGLEEYLEKIEKRIIQKTLEELNFNKTEAAKHLKLPRATLYYKMEKYNIKINV
- a CDS encoding class I SAM-dependent RNA methyltransferase, translating into MEKIRLAAISAFGLEAIVKRELHDLGYDDVVTDNGWMYFDAEIDDIPRTNINLRCADRVMLVMGQFDVYTFEELFDKTYELPWEKWISEEGKFTVKGKSVKSKLYSTPDCQSIVKKAVSKKLCQEYGREWMPETGAEFTIQISIHKDVATLTIDTTGAREGLFKRGYREKSTMAPLKETMAAALVKLSYWNKDRVLYDPMCGSGTIAIEAAMIGRNIAPGLNRKFASQGWPVVKEEYWKNAKVEARRKIDLDSDIKIFASDISKKAIEIAKENAIEAGVDDCIDFFVKDVTRIREPMCPNGILITNPPYGERIGETEEIHKIHKKLGQVFGKDKTWSTYVITSVDSFERDFGRKADRKRKLFNGDVRVDYYQYYGKKPERNND
- a CDS encoding NUDIX hydrolase, whose product is MVVEVSAGGIVFFKNSILMLRKFNRDWVLPKGRVEKNESLKEAALREVYEETRAKVTTIKYLGKISYEFNRTCYMDRVHINKEVHWYLMMARNMNCVALKNEGFVEAKFLPFERSLAIARYDDERKIIKKAVEDIKFHCYK